In Streptomyces sp. NBC_00306, a single genomic region encodes these proteins:
- a CDS encoding GntR family transcriptional regulator has translation MERSTSGAVLKRERVREFLLALVEDRRPGDAIPSERTLSAELGVSRPTLRAAVDELVATGQLVREHGRGMFVAPAKITQELVSDDAAFAVPRAAGTWSSTVLELATIRAGARIGRKLRISPAAELVYIARLRRVDGAPMAIEHLHIPAGLVPTLTPQELEAGDLYDHLREHHRVFVNEAVQSIEPTVVNEAEAAVLDVPVLSPALLVERLTTDTAGNPVEYVHSVYRGDRYRIVSRLALGTSVPRPRPEGHHPGIPPGDFAHGDIINSSTTGDAY, from the coding sequence ATGGAACGCAGCACTTCGGGTGCCGTACTGAAGCGGGAGCGGGTACGGGAGTTCCTGCTCGCGCTGGTCGAGGACCGCAGGCCCGGCGATGCCATCCCCTCCGAACGCACCCTCAGCGCCGAACTCGGCGTCTCCCGCCCCACCTTGCGTGCCGCCGTCGACGAACTCGTCGCCACCGGACAACTCGTCCGCGAACACGGCCGCGGCATGTTCGTCGCGCCCGCCAAGATCACCCAGGAACTCGTCTCCGACGACGCCGCGTTCGCCGTGCCGCGCGCCGCGGGCACCTGGTCCAGCACCGTGCTGGAGCTGGCCACCATCCGGGCGGGCGCCCGCATCGGCCGCAAGCTGCGCATCTCACCGGCCGCCGAACTGGTCTACATCGCCCGGCTGCGACGGGTCGACGGGGCTCCGATGGCCATCGAGCATCTGCACATCCCCGCCGGGCTGGTCCCCACCCTCACCCCCCAGGAGCTGGAGGCCGGCGACCTCTACGACCATCTGCGCGAGCATCACCGCGTCTTCGTGAACGAGGCCGTCCAGTCCATCGAGCCGACCGTGGTCAACGAGGCGGAGGCCGCCGTGCTCGACGTCCCGGTCCTCTCCCCCGCACTGCTGGTGGAACGGCTCACCACCGACACCGCCGGAAACCCCGTCGAGTACGTCCACTCCGTCTACCGCGGCGACCGGTACCGCATCGTCTCCCGGCTCGCGCTCGGCACCTCCGTGCCGCGTCCGCGTCCGGAAGGTCATCATCCCGGCATCCCGCCGGGCGACTTCGCGCACGGCGACATCATCAACTCCTCCACCACAGGCGACGC
- a CDS encoding extracellular solute-binding protein, with the protein MKTRFIAAAAVLAATTALTACSTSSSGSGSASGDERLTVWIMKDSVSDAYLQRFTKGFEKEHRGTTLDIQIQEWDGIGEKVTAALASKDAPDVIEVGNTQVAQYAASGGVTDLGAKVTELRGGDWLPGLAEPGKVDGKQYGIPWYAANRVVIYNKDLFGKAGITAPPKTRDEWLAITRKLNAGPVQGIYLPGQNWYTLAGFIWEDGGELAEESGGTWKGSLDSPEALKGMDFYRQLQALGKGPKDSDEAKPPQADVFAKGDVAQIISVPGGAKIVEQANPALAGKLGFFPIPGRTADKPGATFTGGSDLIVPAASAHQDAAYQVVKALAGEKWQSDLARTMSYVPNRTSLAKVIEDNEGTAAMAAAAAQGRATPNSPQWAAVEATNPIKQYMTAVLTGSDPAKAAKEASDSITKTLGS; encoded by the coding sequence GTGAAGACTCGCTTCATCGCCGCTGCCGCCGTCCTGGCAGCCACCACCGCGCTCACCGCCTGCAGCACGTCGTCCTCCGGCTCCGGATCGGCGAGCGGCGACGAACGGCTCACCGTCTGGATCATGAAGGACAGCGTCTCCGACGCCTATCTCCAGCGGTTCACCAAGGGCTTCGAGAAGGAGCACCGGGGAACCACCCTCGACATCCAGATCCAGGAGTGGGACGGCATCGGTGAGAAGGTCACCGCCGCCCTGGCCAGCAAGGACGCACCGGACGTCATCGAAGTGGGCAACACCCAGGTCGCGCAGTACGCGGCCAGCGGCGGTGTGACCGACCTCGGTGCCAAGGTCACCGAACTGCGCGGCGGCGACTGGCTCCCCGGACTCGCCGAGCCGGGCAAGGTCGACGGCAAGCAGTACGGCATTCCCTGGTACGCGGCGAACCGTGTGGTGATCTACAACAAGGACCTGTTCGGCAAGGCCGGCATCACCGCGCCGCCGAAGACACGTGACGAGTGGCTGGCGATCACCCGCAAGCTCAACGCGGGCCCGGTGCAGGGCATCTATCTGCCGGGCCAGAACTGGTACACCCTCGCCGGATTCATCTGGGAGGACGGCGGCGAACTCGCCGAGGAGAGCGGCGGCACCTGGAAAGGTTCGCTCGACAGTCCCGAGGCTCTGAAGGGCATGGACTTCTACCGGCAGCTCCAGGCGCTCGGCAAGGGGCCCAAGGACTCCGACGAGGCGAAGCCACCCCAGGCCGACGTCTTCGCCAAGGGCGACGTGGCCCAGATCATCTCCGTGCCCGGCGGGGCGAAGATCGTCGAACAGGCCAATCCGGCGCTCGCCGGCAAGCTCGGCTTCTTCCCGATCCCCGGCCGGACCGCGGACAAGCCCGGGGCCACCTTCACCGGTGGCTCCGACCTGATCGTGCCGGCCGCCTCCGCCCACCAGGACGCCGCTTACCAGGTGGTGAAGGCGCTCGCGGGGGAGAAGTGGCAGAGCGACCTCGCCAGAACCATGAGCTATGTCCCCAACCGGACCTCGCTCGCCAAGGTCATCGAGGACAACGAGGGCACGGCAGCGATGGCGGCCGCGGCCGCCCAGGGCCGGGCGACGCCCAACTCCCCGCAGTGGGCGGCCGTCGAGGCCACCAATCCGATCAAGCAGTACATGACCGCCGTCCTGACCGGCAGCGACCCGGCGAAGGCGGCGAAGGAAGCCTCCGACAGCATCACCAAGACCCTCGGCTCATGA
- a CDS encoding carbohydrate ABC transporter permease translates to MRAGPRALWPYLLIAPTVLGAAFLLAYPLVRNLVISFQHYGMAELIRGGAGFAGLENYREILGDTAFWEVVRRTLWWTALNVVLIMVLGTVVALMLQRLRKGLRILVLSGLVLAWASPVIATTTVFQWLFSSRLGVVNWLLIRLGFDSFRDYSWLAHGGSAFTILVLLVVWQSVPFVAVTLHAALTTVPAELVESARIDGAGGWRIFRSVTLPVLRPVFGLVLCLEVIWVFRCFAQIWAVTKGGPGGATTTLPVYAYQVAQSLHRYDLGAAAATLTVLILLAALILYFRQMFRQEAEL, encoded by the coding sequence ATGAGGGCCGGCCCCCGAGCCCTCTGGCCCTATCTGCTGATAGCCCCCACCGTCCTCGGCGCGGCCTTCCTCCTCGCCTACCCCCTGGTCCGCAATCTGGTCATCTCCTTCCAGCACTACGGGATGGCGGAGCTGATCCGCGGCGGCGCCGGCTTCGCGGGCCTGGAGAACTACCGGGAGATCCTCGGCGACACGGCCTTCTGGGAGGTCGTGCGGCGCACGCTGTGGTGGACCGCCCTCAACGTCGTACTGATCATGGTGCTCGGCACCGTCGTGGCCCTGATGCTCCAGCGCCTGCGCAAGGGCCTGCGGATCCTGGTGCTGAGCGGACTGGTCCTCGCCTGGGCCAGCCCGGTCATCGCCACCACCACCGTCTTCCAGTGGCTCTTCTCCTCACGCCTCGGCGTGGTCAACTGGCTGCTGATCCGGCTGGGGTTCGACTCCTTCCGGGACTACTCCTGGCTCGCGCACGGCGGTTCGGCTTTCACCATCCTCGTCCTGCTGGTCGTCTGGCAGTCCGTGCCGTTCGTGGCCGTCACCCTGCACGCCGCCCTGACCACCGTCCCCGCCGAACTGGTCGAATCGGCCAGGATCGACGGCGCCGGCGGCTGGCGGATCTTCCGCTCCGTCACGCTGCCCGTCCTGCGCCCCGTCTTCGGGCTCGTCCTGTGCCTCGAAGTCATCTGGGTCTTCCGCTGCTTCGCCCAGATCTGGGCCGTCACCAAGGGCGGGCCCGGCGGTGCGACCACCACCCTGCCCGTCTACGCCTACCAGGTCGCCCAGTCCCTGCACCGCTACGACCTCGGCGCCGCCGCGGCCACCCTGACCGTGCTCATCCTGCTGGCCGCGCTGATCCTCTACTTCCGACAGATGTTCCGGCAGGAGGCCGAGCTGTGA
- a CDS encoding carbohydrate ABC transporter permease: MRLLRPGPAALRRLPLNAGALIVFVLSVFPVYWMILTAFKPTRDIQAETPVFLPTDLTLDHFSAAVNADGFWSFWRNSLLVTASCVLLALVVALGAAFAVARLRWRGRRGFVLMVFIAQVAPWEALLIPMYVIARDTDMLDRLATLSLVYFMITLPFTIVTLRSFLTAIPVELEEAAQVDGCTRAAAFRRVTLPLLAPGLLATSLFGFITAWNEFAFANMLIIKNQDDRTLPVWLSSFSNVFGTDWGATMAASTLFALPVLVLFLVLQSRVSAGMTGGAVKG; the protein is encoded by the coding sequence GTGAGACTCCTGCGACCCGGACCCGCCGCACTGCGCCGGCTCCCCCTGAACGCGGGAGCGCTGATCGTCTTCGTCCTCAGCGTCTTCCCCGTCTACTGGATGATCCTGACCGCCTTCAAGCCCACCCGGGACATCCAGGCCGAGACCCCCGTGTTCCTGCCCACCGACCTCACGCTCGACCACTTCTCCGCGGCCGTGAACGCCGACGGATTCTGGTCCTTCTGGCGCAACAGCCTGCTGGTGACGGCCAGTTGTGTCCTGCTCGCCCTGGTCGTGGCGCTGGGTGCGGCCTTCGCCGTGGCCCGGCTGCGCTGGAGGGGCCGCCGCGGCTTCGTGCTGATGGTCTTCATCGCCCAGGTCGCGCCCTGGGAGGCGCTGCTCATCCCGATGTACGTCATCGCCCGCGACACCGACATGCTCGACCGGCTCGCCACCCTGAGCCTCGTCTACTTCATGATCACGCTGCCCTTCACCATCGTGACCCTGCGCAGCTTCCTCACCGCGATCCCCGTGGAACTGGAGGAGGCCGCCCAGGTCGACGGCTGCACCCGGGCCGCCGCCTTCCGCCGGGTGACGCTGCCGCTGCTCGCCCCCGGGCTGCTCGCCACCTCGCTGTTCGGCTTCATCACGGCCTGGAACGAGTTCGCCTTCGCCAACATGCTGATCATCAAGAACCAGGACGACCGCACCCTCCCGGTCTGGCTCTCCTCGTTCTCGAACGTCTTCGGCACCGACTGGGGCGCCACCATGGCCGCCTCCACCCTCTTCGCGCTGCCCGTCCTCGTCCTCTTCCTGGTGCTCCAGAGCCGGGTCTCCGCCGGAATGACCGGCGGAGCGGTCAAGGGATAG
- a CDS encoding beta-N-acetylhexosaminidase — MPLSRHRIDLVPRPAQLTVMNGRFTFDDRTTVRAAPGAEPAAALLRTLLAPATGLPLPLAADGRVVIALDAGLTGLGTEGYGLTVGADAVLLRAARPEGLVHGVQTIRQLLPPEALSGNPVRGTPWSVPCVQITDVPRFAWRGAMLDVARHFQPVSFLRRFTDLLALHKLNVLHLHLTDDQGWRMPVAARPKLTEVGGTPHGGAYTRQELAGLIDHAAARGITVVPEIEMPGHARAALAAYPHLGNRPGRQLEVWRRWGVCDTVLGVHDEVLDFCRTVLDEVMDTFPSPYVHLGGEECPTTEWHQSPAALARVAEQGLEGPGALHGWFMGRMGEFVTERGRRPLGWTETGVDLPDTFTVLPWRDQRHGLAAARGGRQVIMAPYRSTYLDYPQSALPGEPPGQPGQVVDLRTVHATEPAPAHWEPEAAARVLGTQAQLWTEYVTTPAHAEYLAFPRLCALADTAWSGGHDWPGFQARMHRHRARLDALGVPDRPPVLHPSREDSP; from the coding sequence ATGCCGCTGTCCCGTCACCGCATCGACCTGGTGCCCCGGCCGGCCCAACTCACCGTCATGAACGGCAGGTTCACCTTCGACGACCGTACGACCGTCCGAGCGGCGCCCGGCGCCGAGCCCGCGGCCGCACTCCTGCGCACCCTGCTCGCCCCCGCCACGGGACTTCCGCTGCCCCTCGCCGCGGACGGCCGTGTCGTCATCGCCCTCGACGCCGGCCTCACCGGACTCGGCACGGAGGGGTACGGACTCACCGTGGGCGCCGACGCTGTGCTGCTGCGGGCCGCCCGTCCCGAAGGACTGGTCCACGGCGTCCAGACGATCCGTCAACTGCTGCCTCCCGAGGCCCTGTCCGGGAACCCGGTGCGCGGCACTCCGTGGTCCGTGCCCTGTGTGCAGATCACCGACGTCCCCCGGTTCGCCTGGCGCGGAGCCATGCTGGACGTGGCCCGTCACTTCCAGCCCGTGTCCTTCCTGCGGCGCTTCACCGACCTGCTGGCCCTGCACAAGCTGAACGTGCTGCACCTGCATCTCACCGACGACCAGGGCTGGCGTATGCCCGTCGCCGCCCGTCCCAAGCTCACCGAGGTCGGCGGAACCCCGCACGGCGGTGCGTACACCCGGCAGGAACTCGCCGGGCTCATCGATCACGCCGCCGCCCGCGGCATCACCGTCGTGCCGGAGATCGAGATGCCGGGCCATGCGCGCGCGGCGCTCGCCGCCTACCCGCATCTGGGCAACCGCCCCGGGCGGCAGCTGGAGGTCTGGCGCCGATGGGGTGTGTGCGACACGGTCCTCGGTGTCCACGACGAGGTCCTGGACTTCTGCCGCACCGTCCTCGACGAGGTGATGGACACCTTTCCCTCGCCGTACGTCCACCTGGGCGGCGAGGAGTGCCCGACGACGGAATGGCATCAGTCGCCCGCCGCGCTGGCTCGGGTCGCCGAGCAAGGGCTGGAGGGCCCCGGTGCCCTGCACGGCTGGTTCATGGGCCGCATGGGCGAGTTCGTCACGGAGCGCGGCCGCCGTCCGCTCGGCTGGACCGAGACCGGTGTCGATCTGCCGGACACCTTCACCGTGCTGCCGTGGCGGGACCAGCGGCACGGCCTCGCCGCCGCCCGCGGCGGCCGGCAGGTGATCATGGCGCCGTACCGCTCCACGTACCTCGACTACCCCCAGTCCGCACTGCCCGGTGAGCCGCCCGGCCAGCCGGGCCAGGTCGTCGACCTGCGGACCGTCCATGCGACCGAACCGGCGCCCGCCCACTGGGAGCCGGAGGCCGCGGCCCGGGTGCTCGGCACACAGGCCCAGTTGTGGACCGAGTACGTCACCACCCCCGCGCACGCCGAGTATCTCGCCTTCCCCCGGCTGTGCGCGCTCGCCGACACCGCCTGGTCCGGTGGCCACGACTGGCCCGGTTTCCAGGCGCGTATGCACCGCCACAGAGCCCGGCTCGACGCGCTCGGCGTGCCGGACCGGCCCCCCGTGCTCCACCCGTCCCGAGAGGATTCCCCATGA